Below is a window of Salvelinus alpinus chromosome 5, SLU_Salpinus.1, whole genome shotgun sequence DNA.
TCAACCAATGATACTATATAAATCATTGGATACAATTAATTGTTGGCGTGGTTGTGTGGTAATTAGGTCCTACATTTAACTTCATGACATTAAACTATCTGATTAAGCCACACATTAACCGACACAGAACACGTTATTCTAGTTCAAAAGAATGAACAGAACAAACATGCACCAAACAAACATTCATTAAATTCACACCATAGGCTTACTGTGATGCAGCTGTCAGTGAattaaatggtgtgtgtgtgagcacacgCTTGTGTGTaaggtttgtgtgtgagagagtgagacgtTAACCTGTATTACAGAGGACATAGTGTTGTTATGAGGTGTTCAGGAGTAGCTCCCTCAGTAGTGCAGACATGGCAGGTGGTGAAGGCTGTGGGATAGCTGGTGAAGGCTGTGGGATAGCTGGTGAAGGCTGTGGGATAGCTGGTGAAGGCTGTGGGGTAGCTGGTGAAGGTCGGATAGCTGGTGAAGGTGGGATAGCTGGTGAAGGCTGTGGGATAGCTGGTGAAGGCTGTGGGATAGCTGGTGAAGGCTGTGGGATGGCTGGTGAAGGCTGTGGGATAGCTGGTGAAGGCTGTGGGATAGCTGGTGAAGGCTGTGGGATAGCTGGTGAAGGCTGTGGGATAGCTGGTGAAGGCTGTGGGATAGCTGGTGAAGGCTGTGGGATGGCTGGTGAAGGCTGTGGGATAGCTGGTGAAGCCTGTGGGATAGCTGGTGAAGGTGGGATAGCTGGTGAAGGCTGTGGGATAGCTGGTTAAGGCTGTGGGATAGCTGGTTAAGGCTGTGGGATAGCTGGTTAAGGCTGTGGGATAGCTGGTGAAGGCTGTGGGATGGCTGGTGAAGGTGGGATAGCTGGTGAAGGCTGTGGGATAGCTGGTGAAGGCTGTGGGATAGCTGGTGAAGGCTGTGGGATAGCTGGTGAAGGCTGTGGGATAGCTGGTGAAGGCTGTGGGATGGCTGGTGAAGGCTGTGGGATAGCTGGTGAAGGCTGTGGGATAGCTGGTGAAGGCTGTGGGATAGCTGGTGAAGGCTGTGGGATAGCTGGTGAAGGCTGTGGGATAGCTGGTGAAGGCTGTGGGATGGCTGGTGAAGGCTGTGGGATGGCTGGTGAAGGCTGTGGGATAGCTGGTGAAGCCTGTGGGATAGCTGGTGAAGGCTGTGGGATAGCTGGTTAAGGCTGTGGGATAGCTGGTTAAGGCTGTGGGATAGCTGGTTAAGGCTGTGGGATAGCTGGTGAAGGCTGTGGGATAGCTGGTGAAGGCTGTGGGATAGCTGGTGAAGGCTGTGGGATGGCTGGTGAAGGTGGGATAGCTGGTGAAGGCTGTGGGATAGCTGGTGAAGGCTGTGGGATAGCTGGTGAAGGCTGTGGGATAGCTGGTGAAGGCTGTGGGATAGCTGGTGAAGGCTGTGGGATGGCTGGTGAAGGCTGTGGGATAGCTGGTGAAGCCTGTGGGATAGCTGGTGAAGGTGGGATAGCTGGTGAAGGCTGTGGGATAGCTGGTTAAGGCTGTGGGATAGCTGGTTAAGGCTGTGGGATAGCTGGTTAAGGCTGTGGGATAGCTGGTGAAGGCTGTGGGATGGCTGGTGAAGGTGGGATAGCTGGTGAAGGCTGTGGGATGGCTGGTGAAGGTGGGATAGCTGGTGAAGGCTGTGGGATAGCTGGTGAAGGCTGTGGGATAGCTGGTGAAGGCTGTGGGATAGCTGGTGAAGGCTGTGGGATGGCTGGTGAAGGCTGTGGGATAGCTGGTGAAGGCTGTGGGATAGCTGCCTTCAGTTTCAACATCAAATTCCTGGGCCTCAGCAGGGAGATTCGAGTTGGGTCAGCCCGGGTTTATGGTTTGTGTAACATTGTAACCTATGTTTAGACCAATGCGTGGACATGGCTGTGTGAGTAGCACGCCTGTATCTCTCACAGAACTAGAACGAGATGAACCTTCTatgatctctctctgctctgatagacatgtgTCACAACTCTTATCTCTCCAGCATTGCATTTATTTACTTAtaggccagcagcataccaccctgcatcccactgctcgcttgcctctgaagctaagcagcgttggtcctggttggtccctagatgggagactagatgctgctggaagtggtgttggagggccaataggaggcactctttcctctggtatgAAAAAAACAATATCCCAATATCTGAAGAGCAgggattggggacattgccttgtgtagggtgctgtcttttggatgggatgatacatgttttaaatgtattttatttcacatttatttaaccaggtaggctagttgagaacaagttctcatttacaactgccacctggccaagataaagcaaagcagtgcgacaaaaacagcacagagttacacatgggataaacaaacgtacagtcaattacacaatagaaacatctgtatacagtgtgtgcaaatgaagtaaggaggtaaggcaataaataggccaatagtggtgaagtaattacaatttagcaatttacactggagaaatatatgtgcagatgaggatgtgcaagtagaaatactggtgtgcaaaagagcagaaaaacaaaaacaaatatggggatgaggtaggtagttggatgggttatttacagatgggctgtgtacagctgcagcgatcggtaagctgttctgacagctgacgcttaaaattagtgagggagatataagtctccaacttcagtgatttttgcaattcgttccagtcattggcagcagagaaactggaaggaaaggtggccaaaggaggtgttggctttggggatgaccagtgaaatatacctgctggagcgcgtgctacgggtgggtgttgctatggtgaccagtgagctgagataaggcggggctttacctagcaaagacttatagatgacctggagccagtgggtttggcgacgaatatgtagcgaggaccagacaacgagagcatacaggtcgcagtggtgggtagtatatgggaatttgttgacaaaatggatggcactgtgatagactgcatccagtttgctgagtagagtgttggaggctattttgtaaatgacatcgccaaagtcaagcatcggtaggatagtcagttttatgagggtatgtttggcagcatgagtgaaggaggcattgttgcgaaataggaagccgattctagatttaactttggattggagatgcttaatgtgagtctggaaggagtttacagtctagccagacacctaggtatgtatagttgtccacatattctaagtcagaaccgtccagagtagggatgctagttgggcgggcgggtgcgggcagcgagcggttgaagagtatgcatttcgttttactagcatttaagagcagttggaggccacggaaggatgggtgtcctgactctctgtggtcacaaaagatcccatggcacttatcgtaagagtaggggtgttaaccctggtgtcctggctaaattcccaatctggccctcataccatcatggccaactaatcatccccagctttcaattggctcattcatccccctcctctctctgtaactattccccaggttgttgctgttaatgagaatatgttctcagtcaacttacctggtaaaagaaATTGAATCATAGCCACGTGAAGGTTTCCGGAGGAGCTGCAGCACCCCtgataaattgaaatacatttcccAAAGTTATAGAATAACGGTTGtctgtgtgcaaagctgtcatcaaggcaaagggtgactactttgaagaatctaaaatctcaaatatattttgatttgtttaacccttgaatgagtaggtgtccaaacttttgactggtactgtatatatatatatatatatatactatatatatttttttttgcattcCGGTACCTCGGAACTCCCCATTTCACATCCCTCTCGTGCTCACTTTTTGTTCTGGCATCGCCTGATTTAGAAATTGAGCACTGAATATGCTTCAGACTAGAATGAGTCCCCAGTGAGTACTAAACTTTATTATTTACCAGGGGTATATTCATTAGTCGGAATCCATTGCAAAACGTTTAATCTGTTGCGAAACATTTCGTAACAAAAGCGATTTTCTGTTGGActaattcaggtaggtccctccctgtttaGTTCGGTTCGCTCCTGTTTAGTTCCTAGAGTCACCGATAAACAGTTTCCGTTATAAAACTTTTTGCAACAGTCTGCGACCTAATGAATAAATCCCAGGTTTATGGATACTTTTGTCTCAGTTTCATGGTTCAGTAAGAGACACCGTCTTGGGAAGAATGGGCTTGTAGTACGGCAGTATTTTCACTGATGAAATACCTTGTTTACTATAAGTACAACATCTACTGTTTCTGGGTGGATTCCTGGTGTGATTAATTATTTTCCCCATTCAGGATGTGGAGTTCAAGCCTGTGCTACTGAAAGCCGGGGATCAGATGAGGACTACATGCTGGCCCTGAAACAGGAGATGACGGAAACCATGAGCCGACTGCCCAACATCAGGCCTCTGGCTAGGAAAGAAGGTGAGAGTGCATTAGCAGCAATagtcagtgtactgtactgtatgacatCATCCACTAAGACAATAGCATGAGGTGAGTTAATGGTACTCAGGAACCGGAGCCATTTAATCATATTCTAtctggagacagagaggcagatctAGGAGAGACTAATGCTTTAGATATCCCTGGCCTGACTAAGCTTAAATTTAGAGCACATACTCTTCTGGGGTAAATTGGTGTATCCGTATCAAGTGCAGCCTTATTGCGCTTCTTGATATAGAAGGATAACTCATTTATCTAGAGCTTTGAGTTGTCCAATGTCTCATATGCTCAATGTACTACAGGAGAAACGCATTTAAGAGATTTTTAAAGATTTTTAAAGATGATTCAAAACGTGCTTGCTGACTTAATTGAGCATTTAGTGTCTGTGTCAGCGTTCATAACCTTTACTGTTTACATATCAAATGGACGTGGAAAGATACAAGGCGAGGTATCAAGAGGCAAAACATGTTGGCTGAGGAGACGATACCAGGTAAATGGTCAATTTGGTCATCATCAGTTTGATGTCAATATAACTTATGTTTGGCATTAGACTGGCAGCTCTTTCCAAAAGAACTGATGCCTCAAAAGAAAAAAGTTGAACTTAAAACCGGGTACTTATTTTTTCATCAAACatctttttagttttttttaacaatacatcatactaaTAGATATATTTCCAAGTAAACATAATATTGGCAAGTGCAAAGAAGAAACCCATAAAGGTATCAGGCAAAGAAAAAACAGATGTGCTCAGTAAATTAGATATGTCACTTTCATCACTTTTATTCTTATTTAAATGTACTGATTAAACAACCATTCTGTGGAAATGAGGGGTTGGGATTAGTTTGTACATTCAGATGTGTCATTCTAATAGCCTGATAACGTTGACTTGTATAATGACCTTCCCATAATGTGCAGTGTGTGTGAAAGCGGTTTGTCTGTCTGGATAAACTTTCAATATGGCTATTTCTTCAGGAAGTTGAAAAGAATGATGCAAAATGAAATGAAGAGAAGGGAAAAAATTACTAGAGGGGAAGAAATTGGAGGAATTAGAAGAGGTAACTCTCCCCCTCATTGTAACAGAAAGCCCAATTTGATCTTAGTCAACTTCTATCGCACAATGTATTGGATTTCAAATAGATACAAGTTGTTCGCCTGCACACTTCCATACAATTACTGCATTTGGTACTGAGGCATCTCAGATGGTTTCTGGGGATGATAAATGCCATGTATTTGTAATGCTGGAAGATCACGATGTGAAATATGAGGCATTGGATAGCTACTTATGCATGCACataacattcacacacaccaatTAAGTTTAATGGAGAAATGGCCAGTTTAACAGTTACCTTTTTGTAGGAAAATGACAGTGCCAGCTATTTTGAAGATGATTGATTTTGGTGCAGTGATGACATGGATGAAGCCTCATATTTAACCTCCGACTGCGTGTTAATGGATACTGGCTGAATGTCATTCTTCCAAATGTATGAATTCTCCTGAAAGTTATGGTTTATCTTTGACCAAATAGCCATTGGCTATATGACGAACACTGTCAGCAAGTTTACACATTTTGTTTGATGAAACTATATGTACAATGAGAGAATCATCAAGACGTGTGTGGTGGAAGTGAGTTTGCATTAGAATAAGTAGATCTTTGTATAAACAAATGAGAATTATACAACACAAAAACCAACATGAACACACTCAAGTCTGAGCATCAATAATTTATTCAAAATATACTTTCTTTTCAGCCTGTAAGGCTGCATTTACACGAGCAGCCCAAGTcttgagttttcccccacaaattGGACCAATTAgtggtaaaaaaaataattgggctgcctgtgtctATGCAGCCTTAGTGTTCCACAGGTTGAAGGCACATACTGTTCATAACACTagtgatgaggaaaataaactaCATTATTAACTGGgaggtttgagccctgaatgctgattggctgaaagccgtagtatatcagaccgtataccacgggtatgactaaacatgtattt
It encodes the following:
- the LOC139575365 gene encoding adhesive plaque matrix protein-like; amino-acid sequence: MGSSEEFDVETEGSYPTAFTSYPTAFTSHPTAFTSYPTAFTSYPTAFTSYPTAFTSYPTFTSHPTAFTSYPTFTSHPTAFTSYPTALTSYPTALTSYPTALTSYPTAFTSYPTFTSYPTGFTSYPTAFTSHPTAFTSYPTAFTSYPTAFTSYPTAFTSYPTAFTSYPTFTSHPTAFTSYPTAFTSYPTAFTSYPTALTSYPTALTSYPTALTSYPTAFTSYPTGFTSYPTAFTSHPTAFTSHPTAFTSYPTAFTSYPTAFTSYPTAFTSYPTAFTSYPTAFTSHPTAFTSYPTAFTSYPTAFTSYPTAFTSYPTAFTSYPTFTSHPTAFTSYPTALTSYPTALTSYPTALTSYPTAFTSYPTFTSYPTGFTSYPTAFTSHPTAFTSYPTAFTSYPTAFTSYPTAFTSYPTAFTSYPTAFTSHPTAFTSYPTAFTSYPTAFTSYPTFTSYPTFTSYPTAFTSYPTAFTSYPTAFTSYPTAFTTCHVCTTEGATPEHLITTLCPL